A stretch of Synechococcus sp. WH 8020 DNA encodes these proteins:
- the fba gene encoding class II fructose-bisphosphate aldolase (catalyzes the reversible aldol condensation of dihydroxyacetonephosphate and glyceraldehyde 3-phosphate in the Calvin cycle, glycolysis, and/or gluconeogenesis), with the protein MALVPLRLLLDHAAENGYGIPAFNVNNLEQVQSIMEAAHETDSPVILQASRGARTYAGENFLRHLILAAVETYPDIPVVMHQDHGNSPATCFGAAANGFTSVMMDGSLEADAKTPASYDYNVNVTKEVVDVAHAIGVSVEGELGCLGSLETGKGEAEDGHGFEGELSKDQLLTDPAEAADFVAKTKVDALAIAIGTSHGAYKFTRKPTGEVLAISRIAEIHKAIPNTHLVMHGSSSVPQEWLEMINKYGGAIPETYGVPVEEIQEGIRNGVRKVNIDTDNRLAFTAAVREAAMADPANFDPRHFNKPARKYMKQVCLDRYQQFWAAGNASKIKQRDINFYSGLYAKGTLDPKTAVAA; encoded by the coding sequence ATGGCGCTCGTTCCGCTTCGACTTCTGCTCGACCATGCCGCGGAAAACGGCTACGGCATCCCTGCTTTCAACGTCAACAACCTTGAGCAGGTGCAGTCGATCATGGAGGCGGCTCACGAGACTGACTCTCCTGTGATCCTCCAGGCTTCACGTGGAGCCCGCACTTATGCAGGTGAGAATTTCCTGCGTCACCTGATCCTGGCGGCCGTTGAGACCTATCCCGACATCCCTGTCGTGATGCACCAGGACCACGGCAATAGCCCCGCAACTTGTTTTGGAGCAGCTGCGAACGGCTTCACCTCCGTGATGATGGACGGTTCTCTTGAGGCTGATGCCAAGACTCCTGCTAGTTACGACTACAACGTCAATGTCACCAAGGAAGTGGTCGACGTTGCCCATGCCATCGGCGTGAGTGTTGAAGGCGAATTGGGTTGCCTTGGATCCCTTGAAACCGGTAAAGGCGAAGCCGAGGACGGCCACGGTTTTGAAGGTGAGCTTTCCAAGGATCAGCTGCTAACCGATCCCGCTGAAGCTGCTGATTTCGTCGCCAAGACCAAGGTGGATGCCTTGGCAATCGCCATCGGCACAAGCCACGGTGCCTACAAGTTCACCCGCAAGCCCACGGGTGAAGTGCTTGCGATCAGCCGTATTGCTGAAATCCACAAAGCTATCCCCAACACCCATCTGGTGATGCATGGCTCCTCCTCCGTTCCCCAGGAATGGTTGGAAATGATCAACAAGTACGGCGGTGCCATCCCTGAGACCTACGGCGTTCCCGTCGAAGAAATTCAGGAAGGCATCCGTAACGGTGTTCGCAAAGTGAACATCGACACCGACAACCGTCTGGCCTTCACCGCTGCCGTGCGTGAAGCAGCCATGGCTGATCCTGCCAACTTTGACCCCCGTCACTTCAACAAGCCGGCTCGTAAGTACATGAAGCAGGTTTGCTTGGATCGCTACCAGCAGTTCTGGGCTGCCGGCAATGCCAGCAAGATCAAGCAGCGCGACATCAACTTCTATTCCGGCCTTTATGCAAAAGGCACCCTTGACCCCAAGACAGCAGTTGCTGCCTGA
- a CDS encoding class I fructose-bisphosphate aldolase produces MSLSAYSKELIATANALAESGKGILAVDESTKTIGKRLGGIQVENTEANRQAYRGMLFTTAGLGEFISGAILYEETLFQSHVDGETMVQKLNKAGIIPGIKVDKGLCPLPGAQSVETVCTGLDGLVERAADYYAQGARFAKWRAVLQITADGCPSDLAIRENAWGLARYARSVQESGLVPIIEPEILMDGDHSIEVTAAVQEQILKEVYFACQLNGVLLEGTLLKPSMTIQGADCAQKSDPQIVAEMTVRTLERCVPASVPGIVFLSGGLSEEAASVYLNNMNKISRKAQWNLGFSYGRALQHSCLKAWAGKDQVAGQAALLARAKANSEASQARYVPGSQPSSDEQLFVAGYTY; encoded by the coding sequence ATGTCTCTCTCCGCTTATTCCAAAGAGTTAATTGCAACAGCCAACGCTTTGGCAGAGTCGGGGAAGGGAATCCTTGCGGTTGATGAATCCACGAAGACCATCGGTAAGCGACTAGGTGGGATTCAAGTTGAAAATACTGAGGCCAATCGTCAGGCCTACAGAGGAATGCTGTTTACGACGGCAGGCCTTGGTGAATTTATTAGTGGCGCAATCTTGTACGAAGAAACCTTGTTTCAGAGCCATGTTGATGGCGAAACAATGGTTCAGAAATTAAATAAAGCGGGAATTATTCCTGGTATCAAAGTGGATAAGGGCCTTTGCCCTTTGCCCGGCGCCCAATCCGTTGAAACCGTTTGTACGGGTTTGGATGGCTTGGTGGAACGGGCTGCAGATTATTACGCCCAAGGCGCACGTTTTGCAAAATGGCGAGCTGTGCTGCAGATCACGGCTGATGGATGTCCCTCTGACCTGGCTATTCGTGAAAATGCATGGGGCCTAGCGCGTTATGCACGATCCGTTCAGGAATCAGGTCTCGTGCCAATCATTGAGCCTGAGATTTTGATGGATGGTGATCATTCGATTGAAGTCACGGCAGCGGTTCAAGAGCAGATTCTTAAGGAGGTGTACTTCGCTTGCCAGCTCAATGGAGTTCTGCTCGAGGGAACGCTTCTCAAGCCTTCGATGACGATTCAAGGAGCTGATTGTGCTCAGAAATCTGATCCTCAAATTGTTGCAGAAATGACCGTGAGAACACTGGAGCGTTGTGTTCCTGCAAGTGTTCCTGGAATTGTCTTTTTATCAGGCGGTTTGAGTGAAGAAGCGGCGTCTGTCTATCTCAACAACATGAACAAGATTTCAAGAAAAGCGCAATGGAATCTTGGCTTCTCCTATGGACGCGCTTTGCAGCATTCCTGCCTCAAGGCATGGGCTGGTAAGGACCAAGTTGCTGGCCAGGCAGCCTTGCTTGCGCGGGCAAAAGCCAACTCTGAGGCCTCGCAAGCGCGTTACGTACCAGGCTCTCAACCCTCATCAGACGAGCAGCTTTTTGTAGCCGGTTACACCTACTGA
- a CDS encoding Gfo/Idh/MocA family protein: MALPSSSPSPIGVAIAGLGFGESVHLQALAAQSDLEAVALWHPRRERLDQACLEHNLPGYQDWEALLSDPRVQAVIIATPPEPRFALALQALKAGKHLLLEKPVALKAESVAELQRLAIQNRLSVAVDYEYRAVPLFMQAASMLKAGAVGTPWLVKLDWLMSSRADASRPWSWYSQREAGGGVLGALGTHAFDMLAWLIGPIRSVQGLNSVSIKERPHPSGGMAPVDAEDVSLIQMQLDWQGRSDQRVPAQVNLASVARNGRGCWLEIYGSHGSLTLGSSNQKDYVHGFGLWHTPMGEATRNIEADPEFMFTTTWSDGRVAPVARIQSWWAHSIQTGAPMVPGLSEGLVSQQACDQSTIGTD, from the coding sequence ATGGCGCTCCCATCTTCAAGCCCTTCCCCCATTGGAGTGGCGATTGCGGGTCTTGGCTTTGGTGAATCGGTTCATCTGCAAGCCCTTGCCGCTCAGTCTGATCTGGAAGCGGTAGCGCTCTGGCATCCCCGCCGTGAACGCCTCGATCAGGCCTGCCTTGAGCACAACCTCCCTGGTTATCAAGATTGGGAGGCTTTGCTCAGCGACCCTCGCGTGCAGGCCGTGATCATTGCCACCCCTCCGGAGCCACGCTTTGCGTTAGCCCTTCAAGCGCTGAAAGCAGGCAAACACTTGTTGCTTGAAAAGCCTGTTGCTCTTAAGGCTGAATCGGTGGCCGAGCTCCAACGCCTCGCCATTCAGAACCGGCTCAGTGTTGCAGTGGATTATGAGTATCGGGCTGTGCCTCTGTTCATGCAGGCTGCGAGCATGTTGAAGGCAGGTGCCGTGGGCACTCCGTGGCTGGTGAAACTCGACTGGTTGATGAGCAGCCGTGCGGATGCGTCTCGACCCTGGAGCTGGTATTCACAACGGGAGGCCGGTGGTGGTGTACTCGGTGCCCTTGGTACCCATGCTTTCGACATGCTGGCTTGGTTAATCGGACCGATTCGATCCGTTCAAGGTCTCAATAGCGTGTCGATTAAGGAGCGTCCCCATCCCAGCGGGGGCATGGCGCCAGTGGATGCTGAAGATGTCTCGCTGATTCAGATGCAGCTCGATTGGCAGGGCCGCTCGGATCAGAGGGTTCCAGCCCAGGTCAATTTGGCGTCTGTGGCCCGCAATGGTCGAGGTTGCTGGCTCGAGATCTATGGATCTCATGGCAGCCTCACCCTCGGTAGCTCAAACCAAAAGGATTATGTCCATGGCTTTGGGCTCTGGCACACGCCGATGGGAGAGGCCACTCGCAATATCGAGGCGGACCCCGAGTTCATGTTCACCACCACCTGGAGTGATGGTCGAGTGGCGCCCGTGGCCCGCATCCAGAGTTGGTGGGCGCACAGCATTCAAACGGGTGCTCCCATGGTGCCTGGCCTTTCAGAGGGGCTGGTCAGTCAGCAAGCATGTGATCAATCGACCATAGGGACCGATTGA
- the accD gene encoding acetyl-CoA carboxylase, carboxyltransferase subunit beta, which produces MSLFDWFADRRKGQYVGKVNQEPDEGDGLWSKCPECGQVVYRKDLLSNASVCSNCGYHHRIDSSERIAVLVDPNSFVAMDQELQPTDPLGFKDRRAYADRLRETQASTGLRDGVITGLCEVEGIPMALAVMDFRFMGGSMGSVVGEKITRLVEEATAKKLPLLIVCASGGARMQEGMLSLMQMAKISGALERHREAGVLYMPLLTHPTTGGVTASFAMLGDLILAEPKALIGFAGRRVIEQTLREKLPDNFQTAEYLQDHGFVDSIVPRTQLRSTLASLLRLHGCESRVTSS; this is translated from the coding sequence TTGAGTTTGTTCGACTGGTTCGCTGACCGCCGTAAGGGTCAGTACGTCGGCAAGGTGAATCAAGAGCCCGATGAAGGGGACGGTCTTTGGAGCAAGTGCCCGGAATGTGGGCAGGTGGTGTATCGCAAGGATCTGCTGAGCAACGCCAGTGTTTGCAGCAACTGTGGGTATCACCACCGCATCGATAGCAGTGAGCGGATTGCGGTGTTGGTGGATCCCAACAGCTTCGTGGCGATGGATCAAGAGCTTCAACCCACGGATCCATTGGGTTTTAAAGACCGCAGGGCCTATGCCGACCGCCTGCGCGAAACGCAAGCCAGCACAGGTCTTCGCGACGGAGTTATCACTGGACTCTGTGAGGTTGAGGGCATCCCTATGGCTCTTGCCGTGATGGATTTCCGTTTTATGGGCGGTTCGATGGGTTCGGTGGTTGGTGAAAAGATCACCCGCTTGGTGGAAGAGGCGACCGCTAAAAAGCTGCCACTTCTGATTGTGTGTGCATCCGGTGGAGCGAGGATGCAGGAGGGCATGCTGAGCCTCATGCAGATGGCCAAGATTTCTGGTGCTTTGGAACGTCACCGCGAGGCGGGCGTGTTGTACATGCCATTGCTCACTCACCCCACCACCGGAGGCGTCACAGCAAGTTTTGCGATGCTTGGAGATCTGATTTTGGCGGAGCCAAAAGCTCTGATTGGCTTTGCAGGGCGGCGCGTGATTGAACAGACCTTGAGGGAAAAATTACCGGATAATTTTCAGACTGCCGAGTACCTGCAAGACCACGGATTCGTGGATTCGATTGTTCCGCGTACGCAATTGCGATCAACTTTGGCGAGTTTGCTCCGATTGCACGGTTGTGAATCTCGGGTCACCAGCTCATGA
- a CDS encoding prepilin peptidase, with translation MNSVSVLGLSLVVAGACVGSFANVVAWRLPRGESVVWPGSHCPKCGQAVRWHDNVPVMGWLWLQGRCRDCYQGISSRYPLVELLSALLWLSALWGHGLLAASDQLGLAFLNVVAGIVLISVLLPLVLIDIDHLWLPEPLCRIGVLLGLAFTGALFLVIPGPDASAMLLNHLLAASAGLLALEGLSALAERMLGQPALGLGDAKLAAVAGAWLGLVGVLVALAIAVLSGAIFGSIGRVSGRLGPRQPFPFGPFIALGIWLTWLGGPEWWGQQWFSLFGGL, from the coding sequence GTGAACAGTGTCAGTGTCCTGGGTCTGAGCCTTGTGGTGGCAGGAGCCTGTGTGGGGAGCTTTGCCAATGTTGTGGCCTGGCGATTGCCTCGCGGGGAATCAGTGGTTTGGCCCGGCAGCCACTGCCCGAAGTGTGGGCAGGCCGTGCGCTGGCACGACAATGTGCCGGTGATGGGGTGGCTCTGGCTTCAGGGACGTTGTCGCGATTGCTATCAGGGCATTTCGAGCCGTTACCCATTGGTGGAACTTTTGAGCGCCCTCCTTTGGCTGAGCGCATTGTGGGGCCATGGATTGCTCGCCGCTTCAGATCAATTAGGCCTGGCATTTCTCAATGTGGTGGCAGGAATTGTTCTCATCAGCGTGCTACTTCCATTGGTCTTGATTGATATCGACCATCTTTGGCTCCCCGAACCTCTTTGCAGGATTGGGGTGTTGCTTGGCCTTGCCTTCACCGGGGCTCTTTTTCTGGTGATCCCTGGGCCAGACGCCAGTGCCATGCTTCTCAATCATTTGTTGGCGGCATCAGCAGGATTGCTGGCGCTGGAAGGATTAAGCGCTCTTGCGGAGCGCATGCTTGGACAACCCGCTCTTGGACTTGGTGACGCCAAATTGGCAGCTGTTGCAGGAGCTTGGCTTGGCTTGGTTGGTGTTTTGGTTGCTTTGGCAATCGCCGTTTTGAGTGGTGCAATCTTTGGCTCGATTGGACGGGTGTCTGGACGGTTAGGGCCGAGACAGCCCTTCCCCTTTGGTCCTTTTATCGCCCTTGGGATTTGGTTGACCTGGCTCGGTGGGCCTGAATGGTGGGGCCAGCAATGGTTCAGCCTGTTTGGTGGCCTTTAA
- a CDS encoding phosphoribulokinase has product MSKRHPVVAVTGSSGAGTSTVKRAFEHIFARENITPAVVEGDSYHRFERMAMKTAMSESLAKGENFSHFGPEANLFDKLEELFRVYGETGGGQKRYYLHSPEEAAEHNARLGVSLEPGQFTPWEDIPGGTDVLFYEGLHGGVVGDGYDVASLADLLVGVVPITNLEWIQKIHRDNAERGYSAEAIVDTILRRMPDYINHICPQFSRTDINFQRVPTVDTSNPFICRNIPTPDESFVIIHFRKGAREKWGIDFSYLLSMIHDSFMSSPTSIVVNGGKMGFAMELILTPIIHRMIEEQSKVS; this is encoded by the coding sequence ATGTCGAAGCGTCACCCCGTCGTGGCTGTCACGGGTTCCTCAGGTGCAGGCACAAGCACTGTCAAGAGGGCTTTTGAGCACATCTTCGCTCGGGAGAACATCACTCCTGCAGTAGTGGAGGGCGATAGCTACCACCGCTTCGAGCGGATGGCGATGAAGACCGCCATGTCTGAATCGCTTGCGAAGGGTGAGAATTTCTCCCACTTCGGTCCTGAAGCCAACCTCTTCGACAAGCTCGAAGAGCTCTTCCGCGTCTATGGCGAAACAGGTGGAGGCCAGAAGCGTTACTACCTCCACAGTCCAGAGGAGGCCGCTGAACACAATGCTCGCCTTGGTGTGAGCTTGGAACCCGGCCAATTCACCCCCTGGGAAGACATTCCTGGTGGCACAGACGTGTTGTTCTACGAAGGCCTTCACGGTGGTGTTGTCGGAGACGGCTACGACGTGGCTTCTCTAGCCGATCTACTGGTGGGTGTTGTTCCGATCACCAATCTCGAGTGGATTCAAAAAATTCACCGTGACAATGCCGAGCGTGGCTACTCAGCCGAAGCGATCGTTGACACGATCCTGCGCCGCATGCCGGATTACATCAATCACATCTGTCCCCAATTCAGCCGCACGGACATCAATTTCCAGCGGGTGCCCACGGTTGATACCTCAAACCCATTCATCTGTCGGAACATCCCGACCCCAGATGAAAGCTTCGTCATCATTCACTTCCGCAAGGGAGCTCGTGAGAAGTGGGGAATTGATTTCAGCTATTTGCTGAGCATGATTCATGACTCTTTCATGAGCAGTCCCACCAGCATTGTTGTGAACGGCGGAAAGATGGGATTCGCGATGGAACTCATCTTGACCCCCATCATTCACCGCATGATTGAAGAGCAGAGCAAGGTCTCCTGA
- the leuB gene encoding 3-isopropylmalate dehydrogenase gives MPQHRVVLLPGDGIGPEITAVAKQLLEAVSSRHGFSLEFSEAPIGGSAIDATGEPLPASTLEACKAADAVLLAAIGSPRFDSLPREQRPESGLLALRSGMELFANLRPVKIVPALIGASSLRPEVVEGVDLMVVRELTGGIYFGQPKGRVQADGEERAFNTMTYSDSEIDRIARVAFKLAAERRGQLCSVDKANVLDVSQLWRDRVEGMKSDYASVDVSHLYVDNAAMQLVRDPRQFDVVLTGNLFGDILSDISAMLTGSIGMLPSASLGSEGPGLYEPVHGSAPDLAGQDKANPMAMVLSAAMMLRTGLKQNAAADDLERAVDRVLAAGFRTGDLMSEGCTALGCQAMGEELLKTL, from the coding sequence ATGCCACAGCATCGCGTTGTTTTGCTTCCGGGTGACGGCATTGGTCCAGAGATCACTGCCGTGGCGAAGCAGCTCCTTGAAGCCGTGTCTTCGCGTCATGGTTTCTCGCTCGAATTCAGTGAAGCGCCGATCGGTGGCTCTGCCATCGATGCCACCGGTGAGCCGTTACCGGCGAGCACCCTTGAAGCGTGTAAGGCTGCCGATGCCGTTTTGCTTGCAGCGATTGGGAGCCCTCGATTTGATTCGTTGCCCCGGGAGCAACGGCCTGAAAGTGGCTTGCTAGCCCTGCGCTCGGGCATGGAACTCTTCGCCAATCTCCGGCCAGTCAAAATTGTTCCAGCGCTGATTGGTGCCAGCAGCCTGCGACCTGAAGTGGTGGAAGGGGTGGATCTGATGGTGGTGAGGGAACTCACCGGCGGGATTTATTTCGGTCAACCGAAAGGTCGGGTGCAGGCTGATGGTGAAGAGCGTGCGTTCAATACCATGACCTACTCGGATTCTGAGATCGACAGAATCGCGAGGGTGGCGTTCAAGCTCGCCGCAGAGCGTCGCGGTCAGCTCTGCTCGGTGGATAAGGCCAATGTGCTCGACGTCAGCCAACTGTGGCGTGATCGCGTGGAGGGAATGAAAAGTGACTACGCCTCCGTGGATGTCAGTCACCTCTATGTGGACAATGCGGCGATGCAACTGGTGAGAGATCCTCGCCAGTTCGATGTGGTGCTCACCGGCAATCTTTTCGGAGACATTCTCAGCGATATTTCGGCCATGCTCACCGGCTCAATTGGCATGCTTCCCTCAGCTTCTTTAGGAAGCGAGGGGCCAGGTCTCTATGAACCTGTTCATGGCTCAGCCCCCGATCTCGCTGGTCAAGACAAGGCCAATCCGATGGCCATGGTGCTCTCCGCAGCGATGATGTTGCGGACTGGTCTCAAGCAAAATGCAGCTGCTGACGATCTTGAACGGGCTGTTGATCGTGTTTTGGCAGCCGGATTCCGTACTGGTGATTTGATGTCTGAAGGCTGTACTGCTCTGGGCTGTCAGGCGATGGGGGAGGAACTTCTTAAGACACTCTGA
- the lpxD gene encoding UDP-3-O-(3-hydroxymyristoyl)glucosamine N-acyltransferase, with product MRFSQLIAVLQDGEAGLLEHQLSSNPELRGAASLERAGADQLSFLEKGNALMQSLETSHVGAVLIPNQDDLKAMAKQRGLAWAVMRDPRLAFAEALECLHPRPRTQATIHPSAVIGDRVQIDAGVSIGPHVCIGDDTRICANSTIHAGVVIYGDVKVGQFCELHANAVLHPGVRLASHCVVHSNAVVGSEGFGFVPTAKGWRKMPQTGLVVLEEGVEVGCGSTIDRPSVGETRIGAGTKIDNLVQIGHGVVTGRGCALASQVGIAGGARLGNGVILAGQVGVANRAVIGDRAIASSKSGIHGEVESGEVVSGYPAIPNRLWLRCSAAFSKLPEMAKQIRELKKAAQ from the coding sequence ATGCGTTTCAGCCAGTTAATCGCCGTCCTTCAGGACGGAGAGGCAGGTCTGCTGGAGCATCAGCTCAGCAGCAATCCTGAGCTCCGTGGTGCAGCATCTTTGGAAAGAGCCGGTGCCGATCAACTCAGCTTTCTTGAAAAGGGCAACGCTCTGATGCAGAGCCTGGAAACCAGCCATGTCGGCGCTGTTTTGATTCCCAATCAGGATGACCTCAAGGCCATGGCTAAGCAGCGCGGCTTGGCTTGGGCTGTCATGCGTGATCCCCGTTTGGCCTTTGCAGAAGCGCTCGAGTGTTTGCATCCTCGGCCCAGAACACAAGCAACCATTCATCCTTCAGCGGTGATCGGTGACAGGGTTCAAATTGATGCTGGCGTTTCGATAGGACCTCACGTTTGCATCGGTGACGACACACGCATCTGTGCCAACAGCACCATTCACGCTGGCGTGGTGATTTACGGCGATGTGAAGGTTGGTCAGTTCTGCGAATTGCATGCGAATGCAGTGCTTCATCCCGGAGTGCGTTTAGCCAGCCATTGCGTGGTTCACTCCAACGCCGTGGTGGGCTCCGAGGGGTTTGGATTTGTTCCCACTGCTAAGGGATGGCGAAAAATGCCTCAAACGGGTCTGGTGGTCCTGGAGGAGGGTGTTGAAGTGGGTTGCGGAAGCACGATTGATCGCCCATCCGTTGGTGAAACCAGAATCGGGGCGGGAACCAAGATCGATAATCTTGTCCAAATCGGCCATGGCGTTGTCACCGGACGAGGCTGTGCCTTGGCTTCGCAGGTGGGGATTGCGGGGGGTGCTCGCCTCGGTAATGGGGTGATTTTGGCTGGACAGGTTGGTGTGGCCAACCGAGCGGTCATCGGTGATCGTGCGATTGCGAGTTCAAAGAGCGGGATTCATGGTGAGGTGGAGTCTGGTGAAGTGGTGAGTGGCTATCCAGCGATTCCCAACAGGCTTTGGCTGCGATGTTCGGCAGCATTCAGCAAATTGCCTGAGATGGCGAAACAGATCCGTGAACTGAAGAAAGCCGCTCAGTAA
- the proB gene encoding glutamate 5-kinase, translating to MSLRVVKVGTSLLRSTESRSTADAISALCLNLAQCLHRGDRVVLVTSGAVGLGCQRLGLKARPSTLSGLQAAAAIGQGHLMALYEDAMAVHGIPVAQVLLTRSDLADSRSYHNASATLHQLIEWKVLPVINENDTVSSAELRFGDNDTLSALVAAAIDADDLILLTDIDRLYSADPRSDASARPISDVHHPAELQALEQGAGDGGRWGTGGMTTKLAAARIATASGITVHLADGRDQRMLETMLAGGRGGTVFHPHPQPLGLRKSWLAHALQPQGSLQIDGGACKALCNKGASLLLVGITDLKGEFQANQPVRILDQEGHEVARGLSSLSSETLRSLVKEPARTDRQGSSPVVVHRDVLVLSTPTIRPPDP from the coding sequence ATGAGCCTGCGGGTGGTGAAGGTGGGGACCAGTTTGCTGCGCAGCACGGAAAGTCGCAGCACTGCTGATGCGATCTCAGCTCTGTGTCTGAACCTCGCCCAATGTCTCCATCGAGGCGACCGGGTGGTCTTAGTCACGAGTGGGGCTGTTGGCCTCGGATGTCAGCGCCTTGGCCTGAAGGCCAGGCCTTCAACCTTGAGCGGTCTTCAAGCTGCTGCGGCGATCGGTCAAGGCCATCTGATGGCTCTGTACGAAGATGCGATGGCAGTCCATGGGATCCCTGTAGCGCAGGTGCTTCTCACCCGATCGGACCTGGCCGACAGTCGGAGCTATCACAACGCCTCCGCAACCCTGCATCAGTTGATCGAATGGAAGGTTTTACCCGTGATCAATGAAAACGACACGGTGTCTTCTGCGGAGTTGCGTTTTGGCGACAACGACACGCTCTCAGCCTTAGTGGCAGCAGCGATTGATGCGGACGATCTGATTCTTTTGACCGATATCGACCGCCTGTATTCCGCTGATCCGCGCAGTGATGCATCGGCTCGGCCGATTTCGGACGTGCATCACCCAGCAGAACTCCAGGCCCTCGAACAGGGCGCAGGAGATGGAGGCCGTTGGGGAACCGGCGGGATGACCACCAAGCTCGCGGCCGCTCGGATCGCCACCGCGAGCGGAATCACCGTGCATCTGGCGGATGGTCGTGATCAGCGCATGCTTGAAACCATGTTGGCGGGCGGGCGCGGAGGCACGGTCTTTCATCCCCATCCCCAGCCCCTTGGCCTTCGAAAAAGCTGGCTGGCCCATGCGTTGCAACCTCAGGGCAGCCTGCAAATCGATGGCGGCGCCTGCAAGGCGCTCTGCAACAAAGGCGCCTCCTTGCTGTTGGTTGGGATCACAGATTTAAAGGGGGAGTTCCAGGCCAACCAACCTGTTCGGATTCTTGATCAGGAAGGCCATGAAGTGGCCCGTGGCCTGAGCTCTCTCAGTAGTGAGACCCTTCGAAGTCTTGTGAAAGAGCCGGCGCGCACTGACCGGCAAGGGAGCTCACCTGTGGTGGTTCATCGCGACGTGCTTGTCCTCAGCACGCCTACGATCCGCCCACCAGACCCCTGA
- a CDS encoding YqeG family HAD IIIA-type phosphatase: MRRDWLRPDWDPGLTLANLPLEPLLGRGIKVLLLDVDRTLLPGRDVELPASVLRWAQSAQRHTHLHLISNNPSRQRIGAVADQLGIGFTSSAAKPRRGAIRRVIETLDLKPEQIAMVGDRVFTDVLAGNRLGLYTVLVRPLKEDGTPCHHDRVQVLERQLARWLGAGLA; the protein is encoded by the coding sequence ATGCGTCGTGATTGGCTGCGACCTGATTGGGATCCGGGCTTAACCCTGGCCAATCTCCCCTTGGAGCCCTTACTTGGCAGAGGCATCAAGGTTCTTTTACTTGACGTTGATCGCACCCTGCTTCCAGGACGCGATGTTGAGTTGCCTGCCTCGGTTCTTCGCTGGGCCCAATCTGCTCAACGCCATACTCACCTCCACTTGATCAGTAACAATCCCTCCCGCCAGCGGATTGGGGCTGTGGCTGATCAGCTTGGGATTGGATTTACCAGCTCAGCTGCCAAACCCCGTCGCGGAGCGATCCGACGTGTCATTGAGACCCTAGATCTCAAACCGGAGCAAATCGCCATGGTGGGCGATCGCGTGTTTACGGATGTTCTTGCCGGAAACCGACTGGGTCTCTATACCGTTTTGGTGAGACCCCTCAAAGAAGACGGAACACCTTGTCATCACGATCGTGTTCAGGTGTTGGAGCGGCAACTCGCCCGCTGGCTTGGAGCAGGCCTCGCATGA
- a CDS encoding DUF3727 domain-containing protein, with the protein MSSSGPNNSGDVPTLLVKDSEGRDLLCFLEQLIPLDGQDYALLTPVDTPVCLFRLKDGEEPELIDSITSNEPILSVADVVLQEHDLTLVRSAVTLTVNGELDEPDPEDLDEDEAGDDESETYELLVSFLVDELEYGLYIPLDPFFVVARMDDGAAVLVEGDEFDQIQPRIEAELDERELSE; encoded by the coding sequence ATGAGTTCTAGCGGCCCGAACAACAGCGGAGACGTGCCAACTCTGCTGGTGAAAGACAGTGAAGGGCGTGATCTTCTTTGTTTTCTTGAGCAGCTCATCCCCCTCGATGGTCAGGATTACGCGTTACTCACTCCTGTCGACACTCCGGTCTGCCTGTTTCGGTTGAAGGATGGAGAGGAGCCTGAGCTCATTGACAGCATCACAAGCAATGAACCGATTCTTTCGGTTGCTGATGTGGTTCTCCAAGAGCATGACCTCACCCTCGTGCGCTCCGCGGTAACACTCACGGTGAATGGTGAGCTCGATGAGCCCGATCCTGAAGATCTCGATGAGGATGAGGCGGGTGACGATGAATCGGAGACCTATGAATTGCTGGTGAGCTTTTTGGTTGATGAATTGGAATATGGGCTTTACATCCCCTTAGATCCCTTTTTTGTTGTGGCCCGAATGGATGATGGTGCTGCTGTTTTGGTGGAAGGGGATGAGTTTGACCAAATTCAACCTCGAATCGAGGCTGAGCTTGATGAGCGTGAGCTATCTGAGTGA